From Natranaerobius trueperi:
TAATTAGAGATGGAGAGATTACTGAAATCCCCGCTTCTGAAATTGTTCCTGGTGACATTGTTTATTTAGAATCTGGAGATCGTGTCCCAGCTGATATTCGATTAAATAAAACAAGAAACTTAGAGATAGTAGAATCTAGCTTAACAGGTGAATCCTTACCAGTTAAAAAACATGAAGATAGATTAAGTTCTACTCCTGATTCTATTGGAGATATCAATAACATGGCCTTTATGGGAACAATGGTCACTAAAGGTTCTGCAACTGGAATTGTAACAGATATTGGCATGGAGACTGAAATGGGCCAGATAGCTCATATGTTAGCTGATGAAAATCAACAAGTTGAAACACCCCTACAAAAGAGGTTGGCAAATTTAGGGAAAGTATTAGTTACTATCTGTTTATTAGTATGTATAGCTGTTGCTTTTTTAGGTGTTTTACGAGGAGAACCGATCTATAAAATGTTTATGGCTGGAGTAAGTTTAGCAGTGGCTGCTATTCCTGAAGGACTTCCTGCTGTAGTTACAATAGCATTAGCGGTTGGTGTACAAAAGATGATGAAAAAAAATGCACTAGTACGAAAACTTCCAGCAGTTGAAACTTTAGGCTGTGCAACGGTGATATGTTCGGATAAGACAGGAACTTTAACTACAAATAAAATGATTGTTGATGAAATTTACACTCCTCTTCTACATTATCATAATAATACGAATAATGGACACTCTTTTATCTCATCAAATCATAAAAAAGTTTCGCCAAAGAAAAATAAAGATTTAAACTTATGTTTTCAAATTGTTGCTTTATGTAATAATACTCTTTATACAAAAGAACAAGGAATAGTTAGAGGTGAACCAACAGAAAAAGCATTATTGCAAGCAGCTGTAGATTATAATATTACACCACTAAGTTTTTCTGATATAACTTACTTAGATGAGATTCAATTTGACTCCAACAGAAAAAGAATGAGTGTCTTTTATAAAGATGATTCTAATCAAGTTGTAATGTTTGTCAAAGGTGCACCTGAAGTAATCGTACCACGTTGTAAAAAAATTATAACTGATAATAAAAACGGAGAATTAAACCATAAAACAACAGAAAACATTATGCAAAAAAATGAAGAAATGGCAAATAAAGCTTTGCGTAATATAGCAGTAGGTTATAAAGTGATTAGTTATGATGATTATAAAAATAAAAATGAAAAGCTAGAAGACCTTGAAAATGATCTGATTTTCGTTGGTTTAATGGGGTTATTAGATCCACCTAGAGAAGAGGTTAAAGATTCAATTTTAAAATGCAAAAAAGCAGGAGTTACTCCAGTTATGATTACAGGTGACCATAAGGCAACAGCAATAGCTATTGCAAAAAAGATTAATCTCTTCTCAAAAAATGCCGATAATAAGGTGATGGATGGTAAAGAATTAGATAGTTTATCTGATCGAGAACTTAATCAAAAGATAAATAACATTAGAGTATTTGCAAGAGTTTCACCTAAACATAAGTTGCGAATAGTGTCAGCTTTAAAAGATCGTGGAAATATTGTAGCTATGACTGGAGATGGTGTAAATGATGCACCAGCAGTAAAATCAGCTGATATTGGAATTGCAATGGGGGTTACAGGAACAGATGTGACTAAGGGTGCGGCAGAACTAATCTTAGCTGATGATAACTTTTCAACTATAGAAGCTGCTATTGAAGAAGGTCGAGGAATATATGATAATATTAGAAAATTTATTAGGTTTTTGCTTTCTTGTAATTTTGGAGAAATTTTAACTATGCTATTTGGTATGTTAATGGGGTTACCGCTACCTTTAAAGCCTATTCAAATTCTTTGGGTTAATCTTGTAACTGATGGATTGCCGGCTATTGCTTTAGGAGTAGATCCAAAAGATCCAGATATAATGAAAAGAAAGCCTAGAGATCCTGAAGAAGGTGTATTTTCGGATGGGCTTTTTAAAACGATTTTAGGAAGAGGACTTTTGATCGGCTTGATAACAATATTTACATTTTATAGAGCACTAGAACTTCAACCAGACCATTTAGATTTTGCAAGAACTATGGGCTTTTCAACTTTAGTAGTAAGCCAGCTTATTTATGTTTTTGAATGTCAAAGTGTACGAAGTGGACTTTCTTTAGCGAAGGTTATTAAAAATCCACAATTAATAATGGCAGTAATAGCTTCATTTATGTTATTTTGTCTGGTTGTATATATAGAGCCATTAGCCCAGATATTTGATACTCATCCTTTAAATCTAGAGAATTGGATGACTATACTTGTACTATCCTTATTTCCTACTGTGTTTTCTGTTATATATGGCAAAATTAAAGATAGAATTTTTTGACAAAATTTATGGTAAAAAAATATAATTTTTAACAGATCTAAAACATCTTCAGTAAATAAGCAAATAGGGGTTGTAAATAACTGCTATATAAAATACTCAACGAAAATAAATAGTTTCTTTATTAGAAACGCTAAACAAACCGCTATCTGCTAAGGCAATCTTCACAAAACTTCATGATAAATGGCGGAGTCTCACAACAGTATATAGAACTTGAATTTGTTTCGAAGAACAAAGAACATACTTGTTTGTATCTTAAAATAAACATCGTGCAATATGTACTAGGTGTGGGACTGCCTTAAATTACTTCTGTCCGTTAAATTAAGAGCTCATTGAAAAGAGCATGTAAGTTTTAAAGTAATTACTCATGTTTTAAAGTTTTTGGTTTATGTCATGATTGTCATTAGAAAAGGGGGAGTATTGATGACTCATTTACACATTCCAGACGGAGTTTTACCAGGAATATGGATATTCATTTCATTTGCTTTATGTTTTGTAGTCCTTGGATTAGTTATAAATTATGTAAAAAAACATAAAAATAGTAAAAAAAAGATTATTCATACAGCGGTTATATCTGCATTAATGTTACTAGGAATGTCTATACCGTTAGGTCTAATACCATATCATTTAAATTTGACAGTATTAGCGGGGATAGTTTTAGGTAGTGGCCTGGGATTTATAGCGGCTTTTATAGTTAATTTATTTCTTGCTTTAGTAGGTCATGGAGGGTTGACTGTAGTAGGACTTAATACTTTAATTATTGGATTTGAAGTGTATTTAGCTAGGACGATTTTTAATTCTTTGTCTAATATTGGTTTAGTAAAACGAGTTGCTTTTACAACAGTTTTTGCATTGTTACTAGTAACAGTATTGATGGTAGGGGTAGTATCAACTATGAATATGCCTATAGAAGTGGCTGCACACTTAGAATGTTCACATCATACTCATGAAACGATATCAGTGTCAACTGATCACTTTACAAATAATTTTATATCTTTTCTTTTAGTAGTGCTTCCTATCGTAAGTGGTGGAATTATATTAGAAAGTATTATCATTTCATTGATTGTTAGATATATTACCAAAGTAAAACCAGACTTAATTGACTATTCTATCAGATATCCTGTGAAATAGGGAGGAAAAAATGAAACTAAACTATTTTGATTATCTAGCAAATACTGAATCGTTTTTACATAAAAGATCTACATGGGTGAAATTTTTAGTAACTCATTTATATTTTGCTGCAATTTTTTATAGCGAGTCTTTATCTTCATTACTACTTATAACAATAATTATATTAATTAATTTATTACTAACTAGAATTAGTCTAAAATATTTAGTATTACTAACTTTATATCCAATCATTTTCGCAAGTTTTTACCTACTGGTGTTTTCACATGAATTAGGATGGGTAGTAATAATCAGAGCAATTGCATCTGTATTTAATGTTTTATTATTGTTTAGTACTGCACCAATAACTGAGATTATAGCTTTATTAAAACCTGTAGTACCACAATTATTAATCGATATAATTTTTCTAACATATCGTGTTTTTTTTATAATGTTATATCGTTTTCATCTGGTTTTTAAGTCAATGCGAGTACGTGGCGGATATAATCCAAAAAAATTAGTGACAAATTTAAAACATGTAGGATCAGCAATAGGCCTGTCAATAATACAAAGTGTCGATTTGAGTGAGCGACTTTACGCTATTATGGCTATTAGGGGCTATCGATCAGGGTTTATGGGGAGTACTACAAAAGGTTTTTACAGTTACAATTTATATAGTATAATAACAGCTGTAATAACCTTATTTTTGGCGGTGATGTTATGACCAAAAGAGTAGTTCATGTGAGCTGTATTAAACATAAGTATTTAGATAAAACAGAAGTTGACCTATGTGGGTTAGATTTTATAGTAAATCAAGGAGAGCGTATAGTGATATTAGGGTCTAATGGTTCTGGTAAGACTACATTACTTTCACACATAACGGGCCTATTAGAACCAACGAGTGGTAGTATTGAAGTCTTGAATAGAAACCCTGCAAAAAATCCTGATTTAGTATCACAAAAGCTAGGAGTTTTGTTTCAACATGTAGAAGAACAATTACTTGGACCTACTGTTTATGATGATATAGCTTTTGGACCTCGTAATCATGGGTGGAGTAAACAAGTTATCAAAAATAAAGTTTATGAAATCGCTGATGTATTAGGAATAAGACATTTGTTAAATAAACTTTGTCATTATTTGAGTGGTGGGGAAAAAAGGAAAGTTGCATTAGCTGGAGCTTTAGTCATGGAACCTGAAATATTAGTATTAGATGAGCCTTTTGTTGAGTTAGACCCTATTTCAAAAAAAGAAATCTTACAAACCTTGAACAAGTATAACCAAGATAAAAAAACTGCTATAATAGTAGCAACTCATCAAGTGGAATTAGTTTATAAATTAGCTGATTATGTCTATATCTTAAACCAAGGAGAAGTCATTGATAAAAAAACTCCAAAAGAAATTTTAACTAATAAAGCGATATTTGAAAAAAATAACCTTGAGTTGCCTCATATGGTTCAATTGCTGTATAATCTCAAACAAGCTGGTTTAGATATACCGATCACATTTGATGTTGATTATTTGTCTAAAGAAATTATTGATCAATTAAAACTGAGCAAGAAAGAAATTACATAAAGGAGGAAATTAATTTGGTATACAGTATGACAGGATTTGGGAGTAGCAAGTTATCTGACTCTGAATTAGAAGGTAAAATTGAAATTAAGACTTTAAATCATAAATACTTAGATATTCAAGTTAAAGGACCCCGTGAATTATTCTCATTAGAAGAAAGTATTAGAAAAATGGTTTCAGATAGAATATCAAGAGGACGGATCGAAATACGTTTTAATATTAAATTTACTGAGCAGCATCATGCTAACGCAGAACTCAATAAACCATTAGCTGAAAGTTATTTACAAGGTTTGACTGAATTAAAGGAAATGACAGAAGAACATGATAGATCATTGCTATCTATCGTTTCAAGGTTACCCGAAGTGTTTATACTTCAAAGAGAAGAAGTTGATGATAGTAAGCTGTGGCAAAAGATACAGTCTAGTCTTAATGAGGCACTTGATGAATTGCTATCAATGAAAGAAAGAGAAGGTGACAAACTGAAAGCAGATATTATAACTCATAAAAATAATTTAAATGATCTAGTATCGAAAATTTATCAATTAAAAGATAGGTCAACTGATAAAGTAAAAGGAAGACTAAAAGATCGTGTGGGAGAAATGATTGAAGATCAAAATATTGATGAAAATAGAATACTTCAGGAAGTAGCAATTCTTTCAGATAAAGCTAATATAGACGAGGAACTTGTTCGTATTAACAGTCATATTAATCAAATGAATGAAGTGTTAGAAGAAAGTGGTTCGATTGGTCGTAAATTAGATTTTATTGTTCAAGAAATGAATAGAGAGATAAATACCATAGCTTCTAAAGCAAATGATGAAGAAATTTCTCAGTTAGTGATAGAAGCAAAGAGCACAATAGAAAAAATTAGAGAACAAGTGCAAAACGTAGAATAAGTTAGTTAAATAGGGAGTAACTTGCATTGTTCCCCTCAAATAAGCTATACTATTATTATAATGATTTCTAAAAGGAGGAAACGCTGTGTCAATTAAATTGGTTAATATCGGTTTCGGAAATATCGTATCTGCTAATAGAATAGTGGCAATAGTAAGTCCTGAGTCAGCGCCTATTAAAAGAATCGTTACCGAAGGAAGAGATAGAGGTATGCTTATTGATGCTACGTATGGCAGAAGAACAAGGGCCGTTGTTATTACTGACAGTGATCATGTAATTTTATCTGCGGTTCAACCAGAAACTGTTAAACAAAGGTTACACACTG
This genomic window contains:
- a CDS encoding calcium-translocating P-type ATPase, SERCA-type yields the protein MSFYIKSSEETEAELSTSIKRGLSYREVSKRQKDYGENSLKADETFNWWEVLLDQFRDFMVLVLLAATTVSGLLGEYTDAITIIAIVVLNAILGFYQEFKAEKSLQALKELTAPEAKVIRDGEITEIPASEIVPGDIVYLESGDRVPADIRLNKTRNLEIVESSLTGESLPVKKHEDRLSSTPDSIGDINNMAFMGTMVTKGSATGIVTDIGMETEMGQIAHMLADENQQVETPLQKRLANLGKVLVTICLLVCIAVAFLGVLRGEPIYKMFMAGVSLAVAAIPEGLPAVVTIALAVGVQKMMKKNALVRKLPAVETLGCATVICSDKTGTLTTNKMIVDEIYTPLLHYHNNTNNGHSFISSNHKKVSPKKNKDLNLCFQIVALCNNTLYTKEQGIVRGEPTEKALLQAAVDYNITPLSFSDITYLDEIQFDSNRKRMSVFYKDDSNQVVMFVKGAPEVIVPRCKKIITDNKNGELNHKTTENIMQKNEEMANKALRNIAVGYKVISYDDYKNKNEKLEDLENDLIFVGLMGLLDPPREEVKDSILKCKKAGVTPVMITGDHKATAIAIAKKINLFSKNADNKVMDGKELDSLSDRELNQKINNIRVFARVSPKHKLRIVSALKDRGNIVAMTGDGVNDAPAVKSADIGIAMGVTGTDVTKGAAELILADDNFSTIEAAIEEGRGIYDNIRKFIRFLLSCNFGEILTMLFGMLMGLPLPLKPIQILWVNLVTDGLPAIALGVDPKDPDIMKRKPRDPEEGVFSDGLFKTILGRGLLIGLITIFTFYRALELQPDHLDFARTMGFSTLVVSQLIYVFECQSVRSGLSLAKVIKNPQLIMAVIASFMLFCLVVYIEPLAQIFDTHPLNLENWMTILVLSLFPTVFSVIYGKIKDRIF
- a CDS encoding energy-coupling factor ABC transporter permease yields the protein MTHLHIPDGVLPGIWIFISFALCFVVLGLVINYVKKHKNSKKKIIHTAVISALMLLGMSIPLGLIPYHLNLTVLAGIVLGSGLGFIAAFIVNLFLALVGHGGLTVVGLNTLIIGFEVYLARTIFNSLSNIGLVKRVAFTTVFALLLVTVLMVGVVSTMNMPIEVAAHLECSHHTHETISVSTDHFTNNFISFLLVVLPIVSGGIILESIIISLIVRYITKVKPDLIDYSIRYPVK
- a CDS encoding energy-coupling factor transporter transmembrane component T family protein, translated to MKLNYFDYLANTESFLHKRSTWVKFLVTHLYFAAIFYSESLSSLLLITIIILINLLLTRISLKYLVLLTLYPIIFASFYLLVFSHELGWVVIIRAIASVFNVLLLFSTAPITEIIALLKPVVPQLLIDIIFLTYRVFFIMLYRFHLVFKSMRVRGGYNPKKLVTNLKHVGSAIGLSIIQSVDLSERLYAIMAIRGYRSGFMGSTTKGFYSYNLYSIITAVITLFLAVML
- a CDS encoding energy-coupling factor ABC transporter ATP-binding protein, whose translation is MTKRVVHVSCIKHKYLDKTEVDLCGLDFIVNQGERIVILGSNGSGKTTLLSHITGLLEPTSGSIEVLNRNPAKNPDLVSQKLGVLFQHVEEQLLGPTVYDDIAFGPRNHGWSKQVIKNKVYEIADVLGIRHLLNKLCHYLSGGEKRKVALAGALVMEPEILVLDEPFVELDPISKKEILQTLNKYNQDKKTAIIVATHQVELVYKLADYVYILNQGEVIDKKTPKEILTNKAIFEKNNLELPHMVQLLYNLKQAGLDIPITFDVDYLSKEIIDQLKLSKKEIT
- a CDS encoding YicC/YloC family endoribonuclease — its product is MVYSMTGFGSSKLSDSELEGKIEIKTLNHKYLDIQVKGPRELFSLEESIRKMVSDRISRGRIEIRFNIKFTEQHHANAELNKPLAESYLQGLTELKEMTEEHDRSLLSIVSRLPEVFILQREEVDDSKLWQKIQSSLNEALDELLSMKEREGDKLKADIITHKNNLNDLVSKIYQLKDRSTDKVKGRLKDRVGEMIEDQNIDENRILQEVAILSDKANIDEELVRINSHINQMNEVLEESGSIGRKLDFIVQEMNREINTIASKANDEEISQLVIEAKSTIEKIREQVQNVE
- the remA gene encoding extracellular matrix/biofilm regulator RemA — encoded protein: MSIKLVNIGFGNIVSANRIVAIVSPESAPIKRIVTEGRDRGMLIDATYGRRTRAVVITDSDHVILSAVQPETVKQRLHTDTTEDEDELH